A single genomic interval of Daucus carota subsp. sativus chromosome 1, DH1 v3.0, whole genome shotgun sequence harbors:
- the LOC108227727 gene encoding V-type proton ATPase subunit e2, with protein sequence MGFSVTTLIFALVGLVASLSTRICYNKGPSANLLHLTLVMTATVCCWMMWAIVYLAQMNPLIVPILSEGE encoded by the exons ATGGGTTTCTCTGTCACGACCCTCATCTTTGCTTTGGTGGGCCTAGTTGCTAGTCTTTCTACCAGAATCTGCTATAACAAAGGCCCTTCTGCTAATCT GCTCCACTTGACATTGGTAATGACTGCAACAGTTTGCTGCTGGATGAT GTGGGCGATTGTCTACCTTGCACAGATGAATCCACTAATTGTTCCAATCCTGAGCGAAGGGGAGTGA